A window of the Tachysurus fulvidraco isolate hzauxx_2018 chromosome 6, HZAU_PFXX_2.0, whole genome shotgun sequence genome harbors these coding sequences:
- the acod1 gene encoding cis-aconitate decarboxylase has protein sequence MIRKSVTESFGTAISSLCTAHLTDGVIRRSKRMMLDTLGVGLRGSSTPVFNVAFQYSKNYEAQQKSSVWGRPGSFLPPHYAAFVNGVAVHSMDFDDTWHPATHPSGAVLPALFALAETLPLKPSGLDLLLAFNVGLEVQGRLMRFSNEAHNIPKRFHPPTVVGVMGSAAATAKLLGLSPSQNTAALAIACSSAGAPLANAATQTKPLHLGNASSRGLEASQLALLGLEGNKRILDLESGFSVFYQDYFPHHLAEVSPTSQYKWLLEEQDIAFKRFPAHLGMHWVADAAVNVRNKIHIREPNADLSQIKRIVLRVPSSRYIDCPLPVTEHEARHSYQFNCCSALLDGEVTVDSFSSKMMERKALKDLLLKVQLENPEDNQASFEKMYSEVVVEMANSETHTARCNTFYGHWRKPLSQEHLIRKFKNNALTVLSTDAVDSIVQLIDNLETVTDCSLLWSFMQFHKQISHYHNKVHSASA, from the exons ATGATACGAAAG AGTGTTACAGAGAGCTTTGGTACAGCCATATCATCTTTGTGTACAGCCCATCTTACTGATGGAGTTATCAGAAGAAGTAAGAGAATGATGCTGGACACTCTGGGGGTCGGGTTGCGTGGAAGCAGCACCCCGGTCTTTAATGTGGCTTTCCAGTACAGTAAG AATTACGAAGCACAACAGAAAAGCAGTGTGTGGGGAAGACCAGGGTCATTCCTTCCACCTCATTATGCTGCATTTGTTAATGGGGTTGCG GTGCACTCAATGGATTTTGATGACACCTGGCATCCTGCGACTCACCCGTCTGGTGCTGTGCTGCCTGCTCTGTTTGCCTTAGCTGAGACTCTGCCTTTAAAACCTTCAGGCTTGGACCTACTTCTTGCTTTCAATGTGGGACTTGAAGTTCAGGGGAGATTGATGAGGTTTTCAAATGAGGCTCATAACATCCCCAAAAG GTTCCATCCTCCTACAGTTGTTGGAGTTATGGGCAGTGCAGCTGCCACAGCCAAACTGCTGGGACTGTCTCCGtcacagaacacagcagctctTGCTATCGCATGCTCATCTGCTGGTGCTCCATTGGCAAATGCTGCTACTCAGACCAAGCCGCTACACTTGGGAAATGCTTCTAGTAGGGGCCTGGAAGCATCTCAGCTTGCTCTTCTTGGTCTAGAGGGCAACAAGCGCATTCTGGATCTGGAGTCAGGATTTAGCGTCTTCTACCAGGATTATTTTCCACATCATTTGGCTGAGGTTTCCCCAACCAGCCAGTACAAGTGGCTGCTGGAAGAACAGGATATTGCATTTAAGCGCTTTCCTGCCCATCTTGGAATGCACTGGGTAGCTGATGCAGCAGTAAATGTGAGGAACAAAATTCACATCAGAGAGCCAAATGCTGATCTCAGTCAAATTAAAAGGATTGTGCTGAGAGTCCCTTCCTCCAGATACATAGACTGTCCACTTCCAGTGACAGAGCACGAGGCTAGGCACTCGTACCAGTTCAATTGTTGCAGTGCTCTGCTCGATGGCGAGGTCACTGTAGACTCCTTCAGCAGTAAAATGATGGAACGGAAAGCCCTGAAAGACCTCCTCCTCAAGGTTCAGCTGGAAAATCCAGAAGATAATCAGGCTAGTTTTGAAAAGATGTACTCTGAAGTTGTGGTGGAGATGGcaaacagtgaaacacacacagcacgttGCAATACATTTTATGGTCACTGGAGAAAACCTCTCAGTCAGGAGCATTTAATAAGAAAATTTAAGAATAATGCATTGACTGTGCTGAGCACAGATGCTGTAGATAGTATTGTGCAGCTTATTGACAACTTGGAGACAGTCACTGACTGTTCTCTCCTTTGGTCATTCATGCAATTTCATAAGCAAATTTCACACTACCATAATAAGGTGCATTCCGCATCTGCTTGA